CTGCCCCCGCACGGCCTCCTGCGTGCGCATTTGCCTATGCTTGGCCACAACCGCAGCCGTGTGTCTCTGCGTTGTTTTCTTTCTCTTCCTAGCTCCTTAAGAAATGCAGGAGGCCTGCTCTCCCCATAAAACAAGGCCCCTGTATTCCATATTTCGCTCTCCGCCTCAGACTGCAGCAGGTTGATTGCAAACTTTGTCCCATCTTGCGCTGCAATATCAGTCTTGTAGCTAGCTGCTTAGCTAGGTATTAGTTAGCGCTGTGATGCATACTCCATACACGCGCTGGTACATATACAAGAACAATCAAGGACTGGTAGTAGGCCTTGGTAGGCTCCCATCCTTTCTGCTCAAAGCTCAAGCGATATATAAATAAACCGGTGCAGATTCCATTTAGCAAGTACCGGGGTAGTATAAAAAACTCGACCTACACAACCCCAGATATTATATTAAGAAGCTTTCTCACGTAGGTCGAGAAAACCTCTCGAACCCTTGTTCCATCCATACACAATAGTACCGTAGCACATGTGAGAAGCGACCAGAAGTAGGTCTTAGATCCGTGTTTTGGTgtgggacagacgaggggattCTTTAATCCTAACTTGAAATTCGCTCTCACCAGGTCGCCTTCTTCTTCCTAGTCTGGCAGGCTCCGAGTCCATCCCAAACTTGTGTCGTCTGGCCTTGGTCGCTCCACTAGGGACTAGAAACTCAACTCCTTGCCCTCTAGCCTCTGCCTCTAGGCTATAGCACTCAGCGACACCGCAGGACCGCGCTCCCTCCTAATTTTGACGATCCGCCACCCGCGCGGACCTGCCTCAATGCCTCCATACGCGGCGCACGGAGCCGCCCTCTCCCCGCCCGTCAGTGCCTCTGAATGAGCGCGCTGACTGCTCTCTTCCAATCTGTCACACGGCGCCACGCCTATCAGCTGCCTTAACATGCGGCACCGCACGCCTGCCATACCTAATTTGTTACCTGTCCTCCGTCACTGATCTGAGAAGTGTTATTTAGACCACCTAACTAACTCAGATAGAAGTCCTTTCACTTTAGATGTTAGGCACTTGACTAatatttgtgtgtgtgtgtggggtaTATATATTAATCTTTCTGGCAGCCATGTATAGTTAATTAGTTCCTTTGCGGGCTTGCTGTTCATTCATTGATATTGTGTTGTGTAGCCTAGAGCCTACCGCACTTTGATGGTTCAATCACATTGAAGTAGTTAATTACTTCTCCATTTTCTTTGTCTACTGGGCTTGTAATCATTTAGTCCTTTTTCGCTTGACCCCCCTCCCAACACACCCCAAAAAAATACGAATAGGATAGTGCGGCAAAACATCAAGATGAAAAGCTAGTAACCCCTGAATATTAGGGAAAAATGCAGGACTTCCAGTTCACTCAAGAACAATTTGATATACTTGGATTGAGTTCACCGAACCATTTCTAAGTAGCTAGACCAATGGCTACAACCATAGCATGTACAAAAAAAAGATAGACGATCCACCATATTTCCACTGCTACCTGCATACTTCCTCCTTTTttctagttgtcgctggatagtttaattttgcactatccaacgacaactaaaacgaaacggagagAGTATATAGCAGAAGGTAAAAAGTGCGGAGAAAAAAAACTACAACTAATGGACAAGAGATTATCTTCCTAGTTCTACTTCTACACTTCCTACTCCTGACGAGTCCTAACAGTTGCCTAGCTATAAGTGTAACCTAGCTCTCTCTCCATGGATCCTTGGCAATGGCAGACTCCACGAAGAAAAAAGAAAAGCTGGCCGGGCGCCGGAGCTCAGTCGTGCCAGCAGAGGAGCATGACGATGCACCGCCGGATGATGTACAGCCTGGACCTCTGCTCTTTCAGGGCTCTGGCCACCTTCCCCTTCTGCTTGCTGGGGCTCATGGCCCTCACGGCGATCTCTGGTCTGATGACGATTGTG
This portion of the Zea mays cultivar B73 chromosome 2, Zm-B73-REFERENCE-NAM-5.0, whole genome shotgun sequence genome encodes:
- the LOC118476254 gene encoding uncharacterized protein, producing MSELDTIVIRPEIAVRAMSPSKQKGKVARALKEQRSRLYIIRRCIVMLLCWHD